From Candidatus Binatia bacterium:
GCTCGACACTGATCGTGCCGTGCACCTGATCTACGATCCGAGCAGCATTCCAGCGCCGGCGGGGCTGCATGCCGCAATTGGCCCGGCACTGGCCGCGGCCGCGGCGCCGGAAGATCTCAGCCGCTTTCGCACCCTGTGGCTGCGGCGCGTGCAGGACATCCTTTCCGCCGACGCTCAGGCAGTGCGAATCAGCGAAGTCCAGCGATCTTGAGAAGAGCGCCCCTCGCACGATCAACAAAGGAGCAACACGTATGACCGTCAAGACCACCATAGATGTCCGCAACACGCCGCCCCCGCAGCGCCATCCCTTGATCTTCCAGACCTGGGCGTCGTTACAGCCTGGTGAAGCCTTCTTGCTCGTCAACGACCACGACCCGAAGCCCCTGTACTACCAGTTCAAGTACGAGCACGAGGGGCAGTTCTCATGGGAGTACTTGCAGCAGGGACCGGACGTCTGGGAAGTGCGGGTAGGGAAAACGGCGTGAAGATCGGGTGTCTGGCGTATCGTCGGAGAAAAGACGATATGCGATAGGCGATGCGCGGTAGTCCATGACGTCTCGATGGCTCATGCGGTTTCCTCTCCTGGCTGCGGCAATGATGGCGCTGCTGGGAGGGTTATGGGCGGGGCTGCTGCGCCTCGGTTGGGTCGTGCCGGTGTTTCGTTCCGGTTTTGCCTTGGCGCACGGGCCGCTGATGGTGTCCGGATTTCTTGGCACGCTGATCGGTCTCGAGCGTGCGGTGGGGCTCGGGCGTCGGTGGGCCTATGCCGCGCCGCTCCTCACCGGCGTCGGGGCACTGGCGCTCATCGCCGGCGTACCCGGTCCGATTGCGCCTGCGGCGATTACGGCAGGCAGCGCGGGGTTGGTGGCCATCTTCATTTCGATCATTCGGGCGCAACCGGCCTTGTTCACCGTGACCATGGGTGTGGGAGCTCTGGCATGGCTGGTGGGCAACGCCCTGTGGCTTGCCGGGTGGCCGGTGTACGAGGTGGTGTCGTGGTGGATGGGCTTTCTCGTGCTGACGATTGCGGGAGAGCGGCTGGAACTGAGTCGGTTCACGCAGCGGTCACGCGCCAGCGAGTCGGCGTTTCTGATCATCATCGTGACGCTGTGGGCGGGGCTCACCTCCGGCGGGATGGCTTCTGATGACGGTGCGCGCCTGACCGGGCTCAGCCTGGTGGCGCTGACCGTGTGGCTCTTGCGCCATGACATTGCGCGCCGGACCGTCCACCAGACTGGACTCACACGCTACGTGGCCGTATGCCTGCTTTCCGGATACGTCTGGTTGGGTCTGGGGGGTGTGCTCTCGGTGATCTTGGGGCGGATGGTTGCCGGCTTGCACTATGATGCCGTCTTGCACACCATCTTCCTCGGCTTTGTGTTTG
This genomic window contains:
- a CDS encoding DUF2249 domain-containing protein; translation: MTVKTTIDVRNTPPPQRHPLIFQTWASLQPGEAFLLVNDHDPKPLYYQFKYEHEGQFSWEYLQQGPDVWEVRVGKTA